Below is a genomic region from Halobacterium sp. CBA1132.
CGCAACACCCACCCCGAGAACCGGGGGTCGGCGGCGCGCGCGCTCGCCGGGAAACTCTCTATTGCCGCTCGCATCGACCACTACTCGGGGGACTTGCGGCCGGAGTTGCGGGAGGAACTGGACGAGCGAATGGAGCGCATCCGCGCTCGTGAGACGGAATGAGTCTGCCCGACGGCGTCCAGCGGCGAGCGTTCGACGGTGAGGACGCGCTCGCGACGCGCGGCGAGCCGGTGTACGGCGAACCCGTCGTCGACGGGTGGCGGCGCTGGGACGCCCACCGCTCGAAGCTCGGCGCGACGTTCGAACACGGCCTCGACGCGGGACTCGCGGGCGGCGACAGCGTGCTCTACCTCGGCGCAGCGAACGGCACGACGGTCAGCCACGTCGCGGACTTCGCGGGGCCGACGTACGCCGTCGAGTTCGCGCCGCGACCAGTCCGGGACCTGCTCGGGGTCGCCGAGGACCGCGGAAACCTCTTCCCGCTGCTGAAGGACGCGCGCAAGCCCGAGACGTACGCGCACGTCGTCGAGTCGGAGTTGGACGTCATCGTGCAGGACGTGGCGACGCGGGGGCAGGCCGACGTCGCGCTCGCGAACCGGCAGTTCCTCGCGGACGACGGGCGGTTCGTCGGCGCGGTCAAGGCGCGTAGCGAGGACGTCACGCGCGAACCCGAGGCGGTCTTCGAGGACGTGCTGGACCGACTGCGGGACGGCTACGAAGTGCTGGCGACCGAGCGGCTGGAGCCACACCACGACGACCACCTCGCGGTCGTCGCGACGCCGAAATAGCCACAATAGGTCGAATAGGTAACTCCGGTTCGCGGCGGTAACCCGGTAGCTCCGCCGACTTCCAGAACTATTTACGGCCGCCGCGGAAAACTCCCGGCAGCATGGACGTGGGTTCGCGGGAGGCGTTCACGGAACTGGGGACGCTCGGCGTCGAAGAGGAGTTCTTCGTCGTCGGCGATGACGGCGTCCCGACCGCCGGGACCGACCAGTTAGTCTACGGGAGCGACCCGCCCGAACTGCTGGAGGGACGCCTCGACCACGAACTGTTCAAGTTCGTCGTGGAGACGCAGACGCCGAAACTCGACGGCCCCGGCGACGCAGCGGAGTCCGTCCGGGACGTTCGCGCGGCGTTGGTCGCGCACGCCGAAGCGAACGGCTACCGCATCGCGGCCGCGGGCCTCCACCCCGGGGC
It encodes:
- a CDS encoding fibrillarin-like rRNA/tRNA 2'-O-methyltransferase yields the protein MSLPDGVQRRAFDGEDALATRGEPVYGEPVVDGWRRWDAHRSKLGATFEHGLDAGLAGGDSVLYLGAANGTTVSHVADFAGPTYAVEFAPRPVRDLLGVAEDRGNLFPLLKDARKPETYAHVVESELDVIVQDVATRGQADVALANRQFLADDGRFVGAVKARSEDVTREPEAVFEDVLDRLRDGYEVLATERLEPHHDDHLAVVATPK